In Lactococcus paracarnosus, a genomic segment contains:
- a CDS encoding NAD(P)-dependent malic enzyme has translation MVNLKKVLRIHEQDTGVLSMQAGIRIRSKYDMAEAYTPGVGELAKLIENDESAKNKYTLSGKLVALVTDGTAVLGLGNIGPAGGLPIVEGKALIYKQFSGVDALPLAINPVPVADFVETIKNIAKSFAGIHLEDIAAPRCFEIEAKLKAALDIPVYHDDQTGTAIVVLAALMNAAKVVDKPITGLKVLIHGVSASGLATAKLLYRFGITQLTLVDIHGKITEKDTRYNHYQRKFSAKIHQGQGQSLDELISGQDVFIGLSDRDVLSVQQVRRMADDCIVFALANPCPEIAPHLAKAAGAKIMATGSSQYPNQVNNLLVFPGLFKGLLETHLKTVDEGLQIKVAQALSHLTVKPKVDNMIANVFDEGVVEAVVAAVRKYVTDK, from the coding sequence GTGGTAAATCTGAAGAAAGTACTCAGGATACATGAACAAGATACGGGTGTATTAAGTATGCAGGCAGGCATTCGTATTCGCTCTAAATATGATATGGCGGAAGCCTATACCCCTGGTGTTGGTGAATTAGCCAAACTCATAGAGAATGACGAGTCAGCAAAAAATAAGTATACACTAAGTGGTAAATTAGTTGCCTTAGTGACAGATGGTACAGCAGTTTTAGGATTAGGTAATATCGGTCCAGCAGGTGGTCTACCGATCGTTGAAGGAAAAGCGTTGATTTATAAGCAGTTTTCTGGTGTTGATGCCCTGCCTTTAGCAATCAATCCAGTACCAGTAGCCGATTTTGTCGAGACAATTAAAAATATAGCTAAGAGTTTTGCAGGCATTCATTTAGAAGATATTGCCGCACCAAGATGCTTTGAAATAGAAGCAAAGTTAAAAGCAGCTCTTGATATTCCTGTCTATCATGATGATCAAACTGGTACAGCCATCGTTGTCTTAGCAGCCTTAATGAACGCGGCAAAGGTTGTCGATAAACCAATCACAGGACTAAAGGTCTTGATTCATGGTGTCAGTGCATCAGGACTTGCGACAGCGAAATTGCTCTATCGATTTGGAATCACACAGTTGACCTTGGTTGATATCCACGGCAAAATCACAGAAAAGGATACACGCTATAATCACTATCAACGCAAGTTTTCAGCTAAAATTCATCAAGGACAAGGGCAGAGCTTAGATGAACTGATTTCAGGACAGGATGTGTTCATTGGTCTGTCTGATAGGGACGTATTATCTGTCCAACAAGTCCGTCGCATGGCGGATGACTGTATTGTTTTTGCCTTGGCCAATCCTTGTCCTGAAATTGCACCACACCTTGCTAAAGCAGCAGGTGCGAAAATCATGGCAACTGGCTCATCACAATATCCGAATCAGGTCAATAACTTACTTGTATTTCCAGGTCTTTTTAAAGGATTACTGGAAACACACTTAAAAACAGTAGATGAAGGCTTGCAAATCAAAGTTGCACAAGCTTTGAGTCATTTAACAGTCAAACCTAAAGTAGATAATATGATTGCCAATGTCTTTGATGAAGGAGTAGTTGAAGCAGTCGTCGCAGCTGTTAGAAAATATGTGACAGATAAATAA